From Bacteroidota bacterium, the proteins below share one genomic window:
- a CDS encoding glycosyltransferase, with protein sequence MKKRILFTASRFFPYAYGGGEVYIASVASELRKRGWDVRIATLGVRQQKQRPFAVEHSVHNGIPVDALCLHEEALTELEKYSETSEHHRAFVRAVMSDFQPALVHVNGLTLPALEVAKELGIPSVVTVHHSGVVCPAGDLIRPDGSQCQYAEAPGVCIPCTSLRRQPEWYTGGIIGKIPSWLYESFGKRTEHSRDVPFALRVIRYPWLVDRQILHQKKIWELTRHVVVPSQAMKQLLLRNSVDENIIHVLPHGVNIPKRKARSDKTKLPVKFGFIGQIAYAKGVHLIFQALAGLDDAAKYEFHVFGEARSPEEKRYFHAVMEKYPRVSVKNHGYIPHERIHEAYEQIDAVIVPSLAHEAFCLVVHEAFGALKPAIVARAGAMPELVRDGKNGFIFERNDTASLLRIVKAVIESPKIIETMKKQIPAVQSFSAYAREIQKIYQTALH encoded by the coding sequence ATGAAGAAAAGGATACTATTTACGGCCTCCCGTTTTTTCCCGTACGCGTACGGCGGCGGCGAGGTCTATATCGCTTCAGTGGCGTCGGAACTGCGAAAAAGAGGATGGGATGTTCGCATCGCAACATTAGGCGTCCGGCAGCAGAAGCAGCGGCCGTTCGCTGTCGAACATTCCGTGCACAACGGCATCCCCGTTGATGCGTTGTGCCTGCACGAAGAGGCGTTGACCGAGCTGGAAAAATATTCTGAGACGAGCGAGCATCATCGCGCGTTCGTCCGCGCCGTCATGAGTGATTTCCAACCGGCGCTTGTGCATGTGAACGGACTGACCCTGCCGGCGTTGGAGGTCGCAAAGGAACTCGGGATCCCTTCCGTGGTCACGGTACACCATTCCGGCGTTGTATGTCCGGCGGGGGACTTGATCCGCCCGGACGGATCGCAGTGCCAATACGCCGAGGCTCCGGGAGTATGCATTCCGTGCACGAGCCTGCGGCGGCAGCCCGAGTGGTATACCGGCGGGATCATCGGAAAGATTCCATCATGGCTGTACGAATCATTCGGGAAGCGGACGGAACATTCACGCGATGTTCCTTTTGCGTTGAGAGTGATCCGGTATCCGTGGCTGGTCGACAGGCAAATTCTTCATCAGAAGAAAATATGGGAACTGACCCGGCACGTTGTGGTCCCTTCCCAAGCGATGAAACAACTTCTCCTGCGCAACAGCGTCGACGAAAACATCATACACGTTCTTCCGCACGGCGTCAACATTCCAAAACGGAAGGCACGCAGCGACAAGACGAAGCTGCCGGTGAAATTCGGTTTTATCGGACAAATTGCATATGCCAAGGGGGTGCACCTTATTTTTCAGGCGCTGGCCGGCCTTGACGATGCCGCGAAATATGAATTTCATGTTTTTGGCGAAGCGAGGAGTCCGGAGGAGAAGAGATACTTTCACGCCGTGATGGAAAAATATCCCCGGGTTTCGGTAAAGAATCACGGGTACATTCCTCACGAACGGATCCATGAAGCGTATGAGCAGATCGATGCGGTGATCGTTCCGTCGCTGGCGCACGAGGCATTCTGTCTTGTCGTTCATGAAGCGTTCGGTGCGCTGAAGCCGGCCATCGTCGCCCGCGCCGGGGCCATGCCCGAGCTGGTGAGGGACGGGAAAAACGGGTTCATCTTTGAGAGAAACGACACTGCCTCTCTCTTAAGGATCGTCAAAGCGGTCATTGAATCCCCCAAGATCATCGAAACAATGAAAAAACAGATCCCCGCCGTACAGTCGTTTTCGGCGTACGCACGGGAAATTCAGAAAATCTACCAAACAGCTCTCCACTAA
- a CDS encoding methyltransferase domain-containing protein: MNQTLKKIIRWALKPVQPYGRRLFGAPAVLLEEMPDSPELFRHYRMLLETGHVRVPGGWKIGADFYPDYITVGGNSLAIQRVALKYCKGKGIDVGANYWPLPGSTPIDIERGPGIANVIEDIAPNSQDYVFSSHCLEHIDEWQKALDVWVSKIRPGGIIFLYLPHPSCKLWHKSNPFMAEVHKWVPDPDTVARALEARGLSTVARDDGPDHFYSFFVCAQRAV, encoded by the coding sequence ATGAATCAGACGCTGAAGAAGATCATACGATGGGCGCTCAAGCCGGTGCAGCCGTACGGCAGGCGGCTTTTCGGAGCGCCGGCAGTGTTATTGGAGGAGATGCCGGACAGCCCGGAGTTGTTCAGACACTATCGGATGCTTCTTGAGACCGGCCACGTCCGCGTTCCGGGGGGATGGAAGATCGGCGCGGATTTTTATCCCGACTATATCACGGTCGGCGGGAATTCTCTTGCGATCCAGCGGGTAGCGCTGAAGTATTGCAAGGGGAAGGGGATCGACGTCGGGGCGAATTACTGGCCCTTGCCGGGGAGCACGCCGATCGATATCGAGCGCGGGCCGGGCATTGCCAACGTCATCGAGGACATCGCGCCGAACTCGCAGGATTACGTGTTCAGCTCGCATTGCCTTGAGCATATCGACGAGTGGCAGAAGGCGCTTGACGTGTGGGTCTCGAAGATCCGTCCCGGCGGAATAATTTTTCTCTACCTTCCGCACCCATCGTGCAAATTATGGCACAAGTCGAACCCGTTCATGGCTGAGGTTCACAAGTGGGTGCCCGACCCGGACACCGTCGCCCGGGCGCTTGAAGCACGCGGGTTATCGACCGTTGCCCGAGACGACGGGCCGGACCATTTTTACAGCTTTTTTGTGTGTGCACAACGAGCCGTGTAA
- a CDS encoding polysaccharide biosynthesis tyrosine autokinase: MAAKTTNNRQGTSPPALELSLRDYIEILERWKYVIMGITLAFFIGAVLYTYLGAFIYEGVAIVQVSNKAKSDMALGSIDLSDLGGTTRNLMKEIGILKSRVIEEDVLALLKKNPVATLGGTDTLEVLKRSDDEPSFGPFAHNEDIFSRLDDAVSFDPDKASDVIFISALSTNPKEAAIIANAYAEAYYQNNLNNSRKQLRSTREFLERTLQAKKVALDSVEDDLRRYIEKHGSIDEETQSVVKTISDLEAQRDEVEIEIETARSTVSTYERRLAEVKATLPKNEEDEIDTDSKRIMDMVASIEIQKLLEQINSLEQERELIKEQNSATQDQSLVASRIADINGQIASLNKRISDKIGTGSNKPRRAAESRELAKDLSEKLIDAQMHLQSLEVRRKALVNGINQSEARFQNIPKINIDYARLQRTKMTLEKVYVAVEEKYQSALIAEQSEFGYVDILQRALPPQTHLYPNIPKNLGFGFFIGLVIGISSAFFINYFDDRIHKPEDIKRRGLSVLTVIPAMDEKTLNLVTRVETLDGTVDGERGTIRRVVGEGEKETASDGLVIDPHLITAINPYSRIADSYRRLRTSVQYWKKETPVKSILMSSGAPQEGKSLTTANLAVVFAQTRKKVLLVDVDLRRPTIHELFNLNLEPGLTEVLFGEVDVNAAIRHTFIENLDILTCGAIPLNPTELIGSSTMKNLKAELDKMYDIVLYDSPPILLFTDSELLVAMVDAVIFVVKTNSTTFDSLEHSVDIIEGIRLNLAGIVVNQYELNRLHRGYYHLHGDYYYQQKYTPKEKT; encoded by the coding sequence ATGGCAGCCAAAACAACAAACAATCGTCAGGGAACGTCGCCGCCGGCGCTCGAATTGAGCCTGCGCGATTATATCGAGATCCTCGAACGGTGGAAGTATGTCATCATGGGGATCACGCTCGCCTTTTTCATCGGCGCCGTTCTCTACACCTATCTCGGCGCCTTTATTTATGAAGGGGTGGCGATCGTCCAGGTGAGCAACAAGGCGAAGAGCGACATGGCGCTCGGCTCTATCGATCTCTCGGACCTGGGCGGGACGACCCGCAACCTGATGAAGGAGATCGGCATCCTCAAGTCCCGGGTGATCGAGGAGGACGTGCTGGCTCTGCTGAAGAAAAATCCTGTCGCGACGCTGGGAGGGACCGATACGCTCGAGGTCCTCAAACGGTCGGATGACGAGCCTTCGTTCGGGCCGTTCGCCCACAACGAGGATATTTTCAGCCGCCTCGACGATGCCGTTTCGTTCGACCCTGATAAAGCTTCCGACGTCATCTTCATCAGCGCGCTCAGCACGAACCCGAAGGAAGCCGCGATCATCGCGAACGCGTACGCGGAAGCGTACTACCAGAATAACCTCAACAACAGCCGGAAGCAATTGCGGTCGACGCGCGAGTTTCTCGAGAGGACGCTCCAGGCGAAGAAAGTGGCGCTTGATTCCGTGGAGGACGATCTGCGGCGCTATATCGAGAAGCATGGCTCGATCGATGAAGAAACTCAATCCGTTGTGAAGACGATCTCCGACCTGGAGGCCCAGCGCGACGAGGTCGAGATCGAAATTGAAACCGCGCGGAGCACAGTATCGACGTACGAGCGGCGTCTCGCCGAGGTGAAGGCGACGCTTCCCAAAAATGAAGAGGACGAGATCGACACCGACAGCAAGCGCATCATGGATATGGTGGCCAGCATCGAGATCCAGAAGCTCCTCGAACAGATCAATTCGCTCGAGCAGGAACGGGAGCTCATCAAAGAACAGAACTCGGCAACGCAGGACCAGTCACTGGTTGCCAGCCGCATCGCCGATATCAACGGCCAGATCGCCTCGCTCAACAAAAGAATCTCCGACAAGATCGGCACCGGTTCGAACAAACCGAGGAGGGCCGCCGAAAGCCGGGAACTGGCGAAAGACCTATCGGAGAAGTTGATCGACGCGCAGATGCACCTGCAATCGCTGGAGGTCCGCCGCAAAGCTTTGGTGAACGGCATCAACCAGAGCGAGGCGCGCTTCCAGAATATCCCGAAGATCAACATCGACTATGCCCGCCTTCAGCGGACGAAGATGACGCTGGAAAAGGTCTATGTGGCCGTTGAGGAAAAATATCAATCCGCCCTGATCGCGGAGCAGTCGGAGTTCGGGTACGTCGACATCCTTCAGCGCGCGCTTCCGCCGCAAACGCATCTCTATCCCAACATCCCCAAGAACCTCGGCTTCGGGTTTTTCATCGGGCTGGTGATCGGCATCAGCTCCGCATTTTTCATCAATTATTTTGACGACCGCATCCACAAGCCGGAAGACATCAAGCGGCGCGGGCTGAGCGTGCTGACCGTGATTCCAGCGATGGACGAGAAGACGCTCAACCTGGTGACCCGGGTAGAAACGCTCGACGGGACCGTGGACGGCGAGCGGGGAACGATCCGCAGGGTTGTGGGGGAGGGGGAGAAAGAGACCGCCTCCGACGGTCTGGTCATCGATCCGCATCTGATCACCGCCATAAATCCGTATTCGCGCATCGCAGATTCGTACCGGCGTCTTCGGACCAGCGTTCAGTATTGGAAAAAAGAGACTCCCGTCAAGAGCATCCTGATGTCCAGCGGCGCGCCGCAGGAAGGGAAATCGCTGACGACGGCGAACCTCGCGGTCGTCTTCGCCCAGACGCGGAAAAAAGTGCTCCTCGTCGACGTCGACCTGCGGAGGCCGACGATCCACGAACTGTTCAATCTGAACCTTGAACCGGGATTGACCGAAGTCCTCTTCGGCGAGGTCGATGTCAACGCGGCGATCCGCCATACGTTCATCGAGAACCTCGACATCCTCACCTGCGGAGCCATTCCGCTGAACCCGACCGAGCTGATCGGCTCTTCCACGATGAAGAACCTGAAGGCGGAGCTCGACAAGATGTACGACATTGTGTTGTACGATTCGCCGCCGATCCTTCTCTTCACAGACTCTGAATTGCTCGTTGCGATGGTCGATGCGGTCATCTTTGTCGTGAAGACGAATTCGACGACGTTCGACAGTCTCGAGCATTCCGTGGACATCATCGAAGGCATCAGGCTGAACCTTGCCGGCATCGTCGTCAATCAGTACGAGCTGAACCGCCTGCACCGAGGGTACTACCATCTGCACGGCGATTACTACTATCAGCAGAAATATACTCCCAAAGAAAAAACGTAA
- a CDS encoding ABC transporter ATP-binding protein — MPAIITVEHLSKRYRIGALRRHNSFRDLFDEKLRMLFSRAEREAAAKENAIWALKDVSFELNEGEVLGIIGRNGAGKSTMLKLLARITEPTEGKIRMRGRVASLLEVGTGFSPELTGRENIYLNGAILGMRKSEIDRKFDEIVDFSEIGRFIDTPVKRYSSGMFMRLAFAVAAHLEPEILIVDEVLAVGDAQFQEKCLRKMEDIGKSSGRTVLFVSHNIGAITNLCTRVVHLHQGRIVHFGETNAVVAEYLHSDVNVGAEKTLADPASILSRHREFGFTKVGLKDHLNNFSSELDVRFPMTVAIEYFAAAPLHNVEISVRIFAYDGRPVFTSHQSDSQPEVLVQRLQGTYGAAVTIPGTMLVPGDYYISIEAHIPTVTVLEKYDHIIKFHVNETGSKLSRYQPHQYMQGVIIADFPWNESRVQ, encoded by the coding sequence ATGCCCGCTATTATCACGGTCGAACATCTCTCAAAACGCTACCGCATCGGAGCGCTCCGGCGGCATAACTCGTTTCGGGATCTGTTCGACGAAAAGCTCCGCATGCTCTTCAGCCGCGCCGAACGGGAGGCTGCCGCAAAAGAGAATGCCATATGGGCGCTGAAGGATGTTTCGTTCGAGCTGAACGAGGGAGAGGTGCTCGGCATCATCGGAAGGAACGGTGCGGGAAAAAGTACGATGCTGAAGCTCCTCGCGCGGATCACCGAGCCGACCGAGGGAAAGATCAGGATGCGGGGAAGAGTTGCCTCCCTTCTCGAAGTCGGTACCGGCTTCAGCCCGGAGCTGACGGGACGGGAAAATATTTATCTCAACGGCGCGATCCTCGGCATGCGCAAATCGGAGATCGACAGGAAGTTCGACGAGATCGTCGATTTCTCGGAGATCGGAAGGTTCATCGATACGCCGGTCAAGCGTTATTCCTCCGGCATGTTCATGCGTCTGGCGTTTGCCGTGGCGGCTCATCTTGAGCCGGAGATCCTGATCGTCGACGAGGTGCTTGCGGTCGGCGACGCACAGTTCCAGGAAAAATGCCTGCGAAAGATGGAAGACATCGGGAAAAGCAGCGGAAGGACGGTCCTTTTCGTCAGCCACAATATCGGCGCGATCACGAACCTCTGCACGCGCGTTGTCCATCTGCACCAGGGAAGGATCGTTCATTTTGGCGAAACGAATGCCGTGGTCGCCGAGTACCTGCATTCGGACGTGAACGTCGGCGCCGAAAAAACGCTGGCCGATCCGGCGTCCATCCTGTCGCGGCACAGAGAATTCGGCTTCACCAAGGTCGGTCTGAAAGACCATCTGAATAATTTTTCTTCGGAGCTGGACGTCCGTTTTCCGATGACCGTCGCGATCGAATACTTCGCCGCGGCTCCCCTCCACAACGTCGAGATTTCCGTGCGGATTTTTGCCTACGACGGCCGCCCGGTTTTCACGAGCCATCAGTCGGATTCGCAGCCGGAGGTGCTGGTGCAGCGGCTGCAGGGAACGTACGGGGCGGCCGTGACGATCCCCGGAACGATGCTCGTCCCCGGCGATTATTACATTTCTATCGAAGCGCACATCCCGACGGTAACCGTTCTCGAAAAGTACGACCATATTATAAAATTCCATGTCAATGAAACGGGGTCGAAGCTTTCCCGTTATCAGCCTCATCAATACATGCAGGGCGTGATCATCGCCGACTTTCCATGGAATGAAAGCCGCGTGCAATGA
- a CDS encoding FkbM family methyltransferase translates to MLWFTAAKFYVKIYGFIRDRFGVTLRGMGFVLRRIRTDRVLDVAGRKLFFNHTVATCYNRLVNGEFNEPETHLFLQRIFQSTPDQLMFVDVGANIGEMIVDVARYPNAVRLIGVEPNAECARACRESAALNGDRHVEVVQKVLNADGAPVRMFADATPLASSIVDKGDRKEHIVDATTLDRELMKYKEPAVILIDVEGAETLVLEGGKEYIERSHPLIIFEYNQVSKKFFSLDDVRAKLGTAYSVFRLRGDGKLDGSFDETWNCVAVPSGSVFSEPCRSLIVE, encoded by the coding sequence ATGCTCTGGTTTACCGCCGCAAAATTCTATGTCAAAATATACGGCTTCATCCGCGACCGTTTCGGCGTGACGCTGCGCGGAATGGGCTTTGTCCTGCGCCGGATCCGCACTGATCGTGTTCTGGACGTGGCGGGAAGGAAGCTCTTTTTCAACCATACCGTTGCGACCTGCTACAACCGGCTCGTGAACGGAGAATTTAACGAGCCTGAAACTCATCTGTTCCTGCAGCGCATATTTCAGTCGACTCCCGATCAATTGATGTTCGTCGATGTCGGAGCCAACATCGGGGAGATGATCGTCGACGTGGCGCGCTACCCGAACGCCGTCCGGTTGATCGGTGTTGAGCCGAATGCCGAATGCGCCAGAGCATGCCGAGAGAGCGCCGCCCTGAACGGCGACCGCCACGTCGAGGTCGTTCAAAAAGTATTGAATGCCGACGGCGCTCCGGTCCGGATGTTCGCCGATGCGACCCCCCTCGCTTCTTCCATCGTGGACAAAGGAGATCGGAAGGAGCACATTGTCGACGCGACGACGCTCGACAGGGAGCTGATGAAATACAAAGAGCCCGCGGTGATCCTGATCGATGTTGAAGGGGCGGAGACGCTCGTGCTCGAAGGGGGAAAGGAGTATATTGAACGATCTCATCCTTTGATTATTTTTGAGTACAATCAGGTGAGCAAAAAATTTTTTTCGCTCGACGATGTCCGTGCAAAGCTGGGAACCGCCTACTCGGTCTTCCGCCTTAGGGGGGACGGGAAACTGGACGGATCGTTCGACGAAACCTGGAATTGCGTTGCGGTGCCGTCCGGCTCCGTTTTTTCAGAACCCTGTCGATCACTCATTGTGGAATAA
- a CDS encoding ABC transporter permease: MPFEIVIEPTQGLSALRFREIWEFRELFYFLVWRDIKIRYKQTFLGAAWALVRPLMGMVVFTVLFNKLVGFSVQGVPYLLFTFCGVVAWNFFSEGVSGASQSLLANSNLISKVYFPRVIIPAAAILSGLVDFSIAFVLALVLMVYFQFVPTAAIFFLPFFVLLTIVTSLGIGFWFSSISVQYRDIGHALPYIIQVMFWITPVGYAADKIPSSYQTLYWLNPIVCVIEGFRWSMLHTGTMPVHLVLLSACVALALLVTGLMNFLRMERKFADII, encoded by the coding sequence ATGCCTTTTGAGATCGTCATCGAGCCGACACAGGGATTGTCCGCGCTCCGGTTTCGGGAGATATGGGAATTCCGGGAACTCTTCTATTTTCTTGTCTGGCGCGACATCAAGATCCGCTATAAGCAGACGTTTCTCGGGGCCGCATGGGCGCTGGTGCGCCCGCTGATGGGGATGGTGGTATTCACGGTCCTCTTCAACAAACTTGTCGGTTTTTCCGTGCAGGGCGTTCCCTACCTTCTCTTCACCTTCTGCGGCGTTGTTGCGTGGAATTTTTTTTCCGAAGGGGTTTCGGGAGCAAGCCAGAGCCTTCTCGCCAACTCGAACCTCATCTCCAAGGTGTACTTTCCGCGGGTCATCATTCCCGCCGCGGCGATCCTGTCGGGACTCGTCGATTTCTCGATCGCGTTCGTTCTCGCTCTTGTGCTGATGGTCTACTTTCAGTTTGTTCCGACGGCGGCGATCTTCTTCCTGCCGTTCTTCGTTCTCCTGACGATCGTCACTTCACTCGGCATCGGTTTCTGGTTCTCCTCGATCTCTGTTCAGTACCGGGACATCGGCCACGCTCTTCCCTATATTATCCAGGTGATGTTCTGGATCACGCCGGTCGGGTACGCTGCGGACAAAATTCCGTCGTCGTACCAGACGTTGTACTGGTTGAACCCCATTGTCTGTGTCATCGAAGGATTTCGCTGGTCCATGCTCCACACCGGAACGATGCCGGTGCATTTGGTTCTCCTGTCGGCGTGCGTCGCCCTTGCGCTGCTCGTCACCGGCTTGATGAACTTTTTGCGGATGGAAAGAAAGTTCGCCGATATCATCTAA
- a CDS encoding SLBB domain-containing protein, which yields MTRVLAVFILMAAIPVCAQVPTETELNSSKLASQSRPGYFYYAKPYEVTMTVNLWGEVPQQGVYVIPTNTDIVQLISFAGGPKERSNLDEVLLYRSTGRKDTKTRQLVTINLRDILEGKSPTVPLSPGDMIVVKRIPDSLTWQDVLIILNTTATLGVLGVSIYSVTHK from the coding sequence ATGACAAGAGTATTGGCGGTATTCATTCTGATGGCGGCGATTCCGGTGTGCGCTCAGGTCCCGACGGAAACGGAGCTTAACAGTTCGAAACTGGCGAGCCAGAGCAGGCCGGGGTATTTTTATTACGCCAAGCCGTATGAAGTGACGATGACCGTTAATTTGTGGGGAGAAGTTCCGCAGCAGGGGGTCTACGTGATTCCGACGAACACCGACATTGTGCAGCTGATTTCCTTTGCCGGCGGACCGAAGGAGCGTTCAAACCTGGACGAAGTGCTTTTGTACCGATCGACGGGAAGAAAAGATACAAAGACCCGCCAGCTGGTGACGATCAACCTGCGCGATATTCTCGAGGGAAAGTCCCCGACGGTTCCTCTCAGCCCCGGCGATATGATCGTCGTAAAGAGGATCCCCGATTCGCTGACGTGGCAGGACGTGCTGATCATTCTCAACACGACCGCGACCCTTGGGGTGCTGGGCGTCAGCATCTATTCCGTCACGCACAAATGA
- a CDS encoding glycosyltransferase family 9 protein, with product MALTLRNFPSKLRHAASIELQAARNILTHGFPDVMLQFLGGIGDELLLTAVAHELKKRTPSLKIWQVSHSEPLLFNNPDYQRTFNFDDWQLRYAFLLKRQRVQLSYSVEVIPAELEIPPDEHIIARLCRKAGVRGDVALRPYIVLTDEEKKRGKIADRFIVVQNVGQSTHETFMNNKKWYPERMQEVVNILREKYPGQSIVLLGGSSDIGLDNVVDLRGKTTVRESAAVLANAECFIGTSGFLKHLARAVDVRSVIIYGGREHSHQTGYICNENLDSFVECSPCWRWNTCDYDKKCMQMISVQNVVGAFERLLEKRNRPLEVETLTIQ from the coding sequence ATGGCGTTGACGTTAAGAAATTTCCCTTCCAAACTTCGTCATGCAGCCTCCATTGAATTGCAGGCGGCTCGAAATATCCTCACCCATGGTTTTCCCGATGTCATGCTGCAATTTCTTGGGGGCATCGGCGATGAATTGCTGCTGACCGCCGTCGCACACGAGTTAAAAAAGAGGACCCCTTCGCTCAAGATCTGGCAGGTGTCGCATTCGGAGCCGCTGCTGTTCAACAACCCGGACTACCAGCGCACGTTCAATTTTGACGATTGGCAGCTTCGCTATGCGTTCTTGCTGAAACGGCAGCGGGTTCAGCTTTCGTATTCCGTGGAGGTTATCCCCGCCGAGCTTGAAATCCCCCCCGACGAACATATCATCGCCCGCTTGTGCCGCAAAGCAGGAGTTCGGGGGGATGTGGCGCTTCGTCCGTACATCGTTTTGACGGATGAGGAAAAAAAACGGGGAAAGATCGCCGACCGGTTCATCGTCGTCCAAAATGTCGGACAGTCGACGCATGAGACCTTCATGAACAATAAGAAATGGTACCCGGAACGGATGCAGGAGGTCGTCAACATTTTGAGAGAAAAATACCCCGGGCAGTCTATCGTCCTTCTCGGCGGCAGCTCCGATATCGGCCTGGACAACGTGGTCGATTTGAGGGGCAAAACCACGGTGAGGGAGTCCGCGGCTGTACTTGCCAACGCCGAATGCTTCATCGGCACGTCGGGCTTTCTCAAGCATCTCGCCCGCGCCGTCGATGTGCGCTCGGTGATCATTTACGGCGGGCGTGAACATTCACATCAGACCGGATATATCTGCAACGAAAATCTGGACAGCTTCGTGGAATGCTCTCCCTGCTGGCGGTGGAACACGTGCGACTACGACAAAAAGTGCATGCAGATGATCTCGGTGCAGAATGTCGTCGGCGCTTTCGAACGTCTCCTCGAGAAAAGAAATCGTCCGCTTGAAGTTGAAACGCTGACCATCCAATGA
- a CDS encoding glycosyltransferase family 9 protein: MSSSALKKEMFRKVFAASSLDEVRKIEKSVTTFTLKSFFLRTYIIVSTLLFNAFLRLFRFFWFSPGIPHPGDVHAIVVYVQGMLGDTAVHLPAVAFLKNRFPGARLTVVSNSEGFPIAMLLGSLPYIDERIDIGDHPVVRKGASLNFSDERLRGIRCDLFVNFSPYGNRGVPGFLLREMIFARKLRAKWVYGFSLSSIGRRGALNPVQHYFVKNEPRRSFEILSAFGISHGAVDGALPVDVDSKASIEKKLAAEFRSPKKIALVNPGAKYAVNRWSASRFGEISRWLAEELGYTVILNVSKNEMPLGREVVSASHGRAKMFSDVPSIPELIELLRKSSLCVTTFTGTMHLAALLHVPTVAVFPTRFSVTHWFPLNDAAEVLFNFNERSYSFDDMNDADGNLDAITVRDVQRSVMNVLDKTRRI; this comes from the coding sequence ATGTCTTCAAGTGCATTAAAGAAGGAAATGTTCCGCAAGGTGTTTGCAGCATCGTCGCTTGATGAGGTGCGCAAAATTGAGAAAAGCGTCACGACGTTTACTCTGAAGAGCTTTTTTCTCCGGACATATATCATCGTCTCTACGCTCCTTTTCAACGCGTTTCTGCGTTTGTTCAGATTCTTTTGGTTTTCGCCGGGTATCCCGCATCCTGGCGACGTTCATGCGATCGTCGTTTACGTACAGGGAATGCTCGGAGACACGGCGGTTCATCTTCCGGCTGTTGCCTTCCTGAAGAATAGATTTCCCGGCGCGAGGCTGACGGTTGTCAGCAACAGCGAAGGATTCCCGATAGCGATGCTTTTGGGATCGTTGCCCTACATCGACGAGCGCATCGACATCGGCGATCACCCCGTGGTGCGGAAGGGGGCGTCGCTGAATTTTTCCGATGAACGGCTTCGCGGGATCCGCTGCGACCTCTTTGTAAACTTTTCCCCGTACGGCAACAGAGGGGTTCCCGGCTTTTTGCTCCGCGAGATGATCTTCGCCCGCAAGCTTCGCGCGAAATGGGTTTACGGGTTTTCGCTCAGCTCGATCGGAAGAAGAGGGGCGCTGAATCCGGTCCAGCACTATTTCGTCAAAAATGAGCCGCGCAGGTCCTTTGAAATACTGTCGGCTTTCGGAATATCGCATGGTGCGGTCGACGGCGCATTGCCTGTCGATGTTGATTCCAAAGCATCGATTGAAAAGAAATTGGCTGCAGAATTCCGCTCGCCCAAAAAAATCGCCCTTGTCAACCCCGGCGCGAAGTATGCGGTGAACCGGTGGAGCGCATCCCGGTTTGGCGAGATTTCCCGATGGCTCGCCGAGGAGCTCGGTTACACGGTGATCCTCAATGTCTCGAAAAATGAGATGCCGCTTGGCAGGGAGGTTGTGTCTGCTTCACATGGACGGGCGAAGATGTTCTCAGACGTTCCGTCCATCCCGGAATTGATCGAGTTACTGAGGAAGTCCTCGCTGTGCGTGACCACCTTCACCGGGACGATGCATCTTGCCGCGCTGCTTCATGTGCCGACCGTGGCTGTGTTCCCGACCAGGTTCAGTGTGACGCATTGGTTTCCGTTGAACGACGCCGCTGAGGTCCTGTTCAATTTTAATGAGCGCTCGTATTCTTTCGACGATATGAACGATGCCGACGGAAACCTCGACGCGATCACCGTTCGGGATGTTCAGCGATCGGTCATGAATGTTCTTGACAAAACTCGCAGGATTTAG